The stretch of DNA gtcgacacaggatatcccatcgcgcgagacggtatttcctcttggcctcatcagactgccaaaataaatgagatctaaagaaatcaagtcgctttcGAACCCCTTTCGGAATTTCGACAAACAGAAGTAAAAACATTGGCATGCTAGTCAGTACTGAGTCAATCAAAACTAGCCGACCGCCATATGACAtcagtttgcccttccagcagctgagttttttttcaattcgttcttcaatacatttccattctttattggatagcttacggtgatgaaTCGGAATACCCCAATAACTGAATGATAAAGCACCTAAATCGCATCCAAACAATTGTCTGTATGTATGTtcctcgtctttggccttcccaaagcagaacaactcgctcttatgaaaattgatttttaagccagacaattgttcgaatagacacaagataagtttcatgttacgtgccttagccatgtcatgttccatgaatagaatagtgtcatcagcatattgtagaatggacacccctccatcaactagatgaggaacTAGACCCTCTACATGGCCATGCTGCTTAGCCCTGCCAATAATGACGGCCAACATATCTGCCACAATATTGAACAGAAGAGGTAacatggaatccccttgtctcaacccTTTATGCGTCTGGAAGTAGTGACCGATGTCATCGTTCACCTTAATTCTGACACTACCCTTCTGGACTTGAGTATCCACTTGGTTCCTCCAGATTTCACTAAAACCCTTCATACGCATTGCCTGTTGAAGAAAATGCCATTTTactttatcataagccttctcgaaatccactttgaagataaccccgtCTAGTTTCTTCGAGTGAATCTCATGAAGTGTTTCATGCTAGACGACCACACCTTCTAGTATGTGTCGTCCCGGCATGAAAGTTGTTTGACAAGGTTGAACCACAGAGtgagcaatttgtgtcaatctattggtcCCTACCTTTGTGAAAATTTTAAAACTCACATTTAGCAGGCAAATGGGTCGGAATTGTTCGATCCGAGCCGCCTCATTCTTCTTAGGTAACAACGTTATCGTACCAAAGTTGAGGTGAAACAACTCCAAATGGCCATCGAAAAAATCGTGAAACATATGCATAAGATCATCTTTAATGATATgtcaacatttcttatagaattcagctggaaacccatctggtcccggtgctttattcggcTTCATTTGGGTTATGGCCAGATGAACTTCTTTTTCAGTAAACGGTGCAGAGAGAACATCGTTCGCTGTTGCCTGTAATTGAGGTATATCATCAATCACAGACTCATCAAGAGACACCGTGGATGTATTCGGGGGTCCAAAAAGGTTTTTATAATAGTTGGAAATATACGCTTTCAGATTTTCATGGCCCACGATTGTTCCTTCGTCCTGTTCAAGCTGTATGATCTTCTTCTACCTATGTTTACCATTTGCAACCATATGGAAGAACTGTGTGTTGTCGTCCCATTGGAAAACCTTAAGTGTTTTCGCACGCAACGCCCACTTAAGCTCCTCCTCTCTCAGGAGAGCCCGTAGGCCTTGCTCAGCCCCGGACTTGGTTTGATGCTCATTAACAGAAAGGAGAGTGGTTTCAGCCTTCACATCTAGTGCCTCAAAAAGTTGAGTAAGATGCTCTTTTTCCTGCTTATAAATCCCACTCTCATTTCTGGCCCATCCTCTCAGAAATTGCCGTAGGTGTCTAATTTTATTCTGCCATCTAGGTAATTTTGGTTTACTTTCGACGTAATTATTACtctctccgatccaaaataagtgtcgtggtttcgAAGTACTCAACTTGATTTACTACTTTACTTCCAGCGTAATCTGATTTACGCAGTTTTTCGCGGTGATTAGTACTTTACTGGAGTCAACTCGATTATTTGCAAACTAATGATTCGTGCGTGCTCTCATGTTTCAAGACAGACTAACTAAGTACTGTACATATAACTGGCCCGAGTGCCCAGTTAATTAATGGATCTCCGAGGTGGTGTAACACAAATCGAGCTGGAGTACATGGTACACGATGAAGATGCAGAGCCCATTGCCCTGCCATTCCCACTTTTGGAGAAACTCACAGATTATTTTTCTGACGAGTTGATAATTGGAAGAGGTGGCTTTGCGGTGGTTTATAAGGTACGGTTAAAAGCTCTCGCGTGCCCTGCTGCCCGCACTCTGACTCCGATTAATCTGATCAAACTTTATATGAAAAGAAAACTCTCGCGTGATCTCGCTGCTGCAGGCAGTGCTTGATAATGGCACCGTCGCTGTAAAGAGGCTGTTCAATACGCACATGCATGAGGAACAATTCCAGGGTGAGGTGGAATGTCTCATGAAGGTGAAGCACAAAAACATTGTACGGTTTCTGGGATATTGCGCCGACACACAAGGGAATATTTCGGACTACAAAGGGAAAATGGTTATGGCGGATGTACAGCAGCGGCTGCTCTACTTTGAATATCTACCCAAAGGAAGTCTTGATGGTTATATAACAGGTAGGTTTATGTTTCCATTCTAATTTTCTTCACATGATATTTACTTGGTTGGTTCAAACTACTGGAATATATCTGTATATGACTTAAATAGTTTACACATGTAATATATTGTCTTGCATTCAAAAGTTAAGGAACTCAATTATGTCAAATATATACTGAACTAGATCCATTTTTTTCATCTATCCTGTGTAGATTCACCTGGAGAACTTAACTGGAGAAAGCGATACGATATGATAAAGGGGGTCTGTGAAGGGTTACATTATCTTCACCAGAATAATATTCTGCACTTGGATCTAACACCCGGAAATATATTACTGGATGAGGATATGATGCCGAAAATTACTGATTTCGGATTGTCAAGGTGTTTTGAGGAAGACCAAACAGGGGTCATTACTAAAAATGTGGCTGGAACGAGGTAAGCCTGCCAAAGCATATGGAAAGCTTAATTTTTTATattatttcccgcaaaaaaaaggaaaGCTTAATTTTTAACTTATTCAACTGCAGTGTAAATTTATATTGCACTTGCTCTGCATATTACTAATGGACCAGACTA from Triticum aestivum cultivar Chinese Spring unplaced genomic scaffold, IWGSC CS RefSeq v2.1 scaffold118494, whole genome shotgun sequence encodes:
- the LOC123176680 gene encoding putative receptor-like protein kinase At4g00960 encodes the protein MDLRGGVTQIELEYMVHDEDAEPIALPFPLLEKLTDYFSDELIIGRGGFAVVYKAVLDNGTVAVKRLFNTHMHEEQFQGEVECLMKVKHKNIVRFLGYCADTQGNISDYKGKMVMADVQQRLLYFEYLPKGSLDGYITDSPGELNWRKRYDMIKGVCEGLHYLHQNNILHLDLTPGNILLDEDMMPKITDFGLSRCFEEDQTGVITKNVAGTRGYLAPECYNKEIILTHKFDLYSLGAIIIEILTGKKGCQVTIENVLQVKIGMECTEVDPAKRPATGGTRELLLVHPCVLCFPFEPNKAMTCPLQLTNNTDKHVAFRLMDNSMESSFLRLPLYDVVPPNTPYTLIVTTQEKEDLPRKYIIDVILQSATLILGDDDHINTFRSQPDKFFQGTGNDVQEVKRKALYTLTHIATSFSK